The sequence below is a genomic window from Colletotrichum destructivum chromosome 4, complete sequence.
AAGGGCTCGAGATTTCTCAGATCTACCTGCAGTTATCGTCACGTTACTCGGTCGCTTCTCAGCTTGGCGGGATGGCTACCAGAATGGCACAAAACCTCGGGCTTCACCGCCACTCTCAACGGTTCAAATTCGATCCTCTAGAGACTGAACTGCGGCGTCGCGTGTGGTGGTGCCAATACTCGCTCGATACGTGGGTCGCCCCCATGTTCCAACTCGTCCCTGTCCTGACGACAAACCTGACATGCCTCACAGGTTTTCCAGCGCCTATCACGGCATGCCCAGACTCATCCGAGACCAGGACGTGGACACCGACCTCCCGTCACGGGTCGATCACGACCAAGTGTCTCGCGAGAGCGTGGCTTTCCCCTTGCCCGGGGAACGGTCCCAAGTCGACACGGCATTGTGCCTGTTCAAACTagccgtcatcgtcggagAGGCCCTGGAAAAGCTGTACTCGACAAcccggcggcgtggtggCGTAACCAAGGTCAACCAACTGCAAGCCGAACTGACCATGTGGGAGCGAATGCTACCCATGCACAAGGCAGCCGaccccgaagacgacggtgcAGACCTGGCCCCTGTCGCAGCGATAGATACGTTCGAGGTGACGTTCCTCCGCGCTGCCTTCTACAACGCCACGGTCCATGTGCACCGGCCAGCCCTCGCCTTCACGACGGCCGACCCGCAGTTCAACGTCTCCCTGCTCGCATGCGgccgcgcctcggccgagctGATCCGACTTTCCGCCACCAGCGTGTCCGATTCGAAAAACGACGACGGGCCGAATCGGGggatcgacgccgtcatcattGCCCACCTCTACCCGAACGGGCTACACATGCTGTGGCAGGCCGGCCTGACGCTGTTGTTCGCGAGGTGGAAAGGCCAGCCGATcgcaggcgacgaggaggacgaagaccTGGTCAGGAGCTGCGCCGAAACACTGCGGCACTTGAGAGCTGGCGACGCGAGCGGGTATGTCGCCCAGTGTGCTGACGTCCTCGACATGCTCCGGGAGAAAACCTTTTCTGCCAGAGAGGCccagcagccgccggcgctcgATCAATTGCAGTGGAACGTCTGGGATTGGCCCATGGCGTCAGCGTTGGAGCTTGCAAACACCCTGGACGCCATGCCGATGGATCTCCAGTTTGACACGGGATTGGGTCTCTACGATCCAGGGGTTGCTGCTCagcagaagacgacgacggtcaATGACGAGAGACGAGCGTAACCTCAAGTGTGGAACTCATCTCTGTTTTCGACCCACATAAATATGAATGCTGTGTCTTGTTGCCTGGCTGATTTTCTATGATGATGTGAGCTTTGAACATTGCTGCAGTCTATGTATGGGCTCACAGTAAAGTTTGATAGCGTTAGAACGGGTGTAGAGGTTTCTGAGAAGCATGCCCAAGTAAGTAAGGGGCTTGTCGTCGAAATAACAGCAACATGTGAGTGCACTCGGGGCCCTGTCGACCCACGCGGGTGAATTGTCTTGTGACCTGTAGCCTTAAAAAGATCTGGGACCTGGATCGTGGGCCAACAGTGCTCCAGAAGGGTCACCGTTGATGGCGATCGGATGGATGCACAGGGGGTGAGGGGTGATTGACAGGCACAGCACCCGACTGCGATTAGTTTGCAGTTGCATGAATGCTGAAAAGTGTTTTCAACCATAAGCAAAGAGTTATGCCTAGCTTGAAGCGATGAATTAAATCGGTCGGACTTATTAAAAAAAAGCCTGAGATCATATCACAAGCATGGGAAGAGGAACCGAAAAGATTTGAGAAAGTTTTAGGCCATAAATTCGTACCAGGCTTGACCTGATGTGCTGTCTAGCTCGCTCATCTAGTATCTATCTCTTTCTATGTCCTCCCAATAAGGGAATTCTAAAAAAGGGAATCCAAACTCCAAAATCCAAGAAAAATCTTCGGCGGTGGGGGGAATAGAGCGCCAAAATGGCGCTATGCAGCAATCAACTCCTATTTTTGAATGTCCTGGATGGACGACGTGCGTAATGCGTCACGTCGGCAAGATGTGAAGAGGCTGTTCCAATGCCCTCAGGATGGAGGAATGCTTCAAGGTATACCCGCTGGGTTCTTTTTTGAATGTGTCCCAAGCAGTGTCATGTGCCGATCGAGAGTGCCCCGCGAGGCAAATGTCGAGGACTCATCATTTACTCCTTGTGGAGGGAGCCGGTGACGTAGTTCTCGTCGAGACCGTCGATGGTGGCAATGTCCTCGGGGGAGAGCTCAAAGTCGAAGGACTCGAAGTTGGACTTGATGCGGTGGGCGGTGAGGGACTTGGGGAGGACGATGTTGCCGCGGGCGGCGTTCCAGTTCAGGAGGATCTGGGCAGGGGTCTTGCCGTACTTGGCGGCGATCTTGCCGACGGTGGCATCCTCGAGCTTGTTGCCGCGGGCGAGGGGGGAGTAggcctcgatggcgatgccgtgcTTGCGGCAggtgtcgacgaggtcctggcGCTGGCAGAAGGGGTGGACTTCGATCTGGTTGACGGCGGGGACGACCGAGGTCTCCTGCATCAGCTCCTCGAGGTGCTGGGAGCTGAAGTTGGAGACACCGATGGAGCGGACCTTGCCGAGGCGCTGGGCGGTCTCGAGGGCTCTCCAGGAGGCGATgcgcttctccttgtcgtcggAGGGGGAGTGGATGAGGTAGAGGTCGAAGTAGTCGAGCTGGAACTTCTCGAGCGAGTCGCAGAGGGCCTTGAAGGTGGCCTCGTAGCCGTGGTCggcgtcccagagcttggTGGTGACGAAGACCTCGGATCTCGGGGTGCCGGTCTTCTGGAACCACTGCTTCAGGGCGCGGCCGCAGGCCTCCTCGTTGGCGTATCTGGCGGCCGAGTCGATGTGGCGGTAGCCGGCGTCAAGCGCGGCcatgacggcgtcctcggtCTCCTGGCCGTTGGGCGCCTTGTagacgccgagggcgatcTGGGGGATTTCGTTGCCATCGTTGAGTCTGACGGTCAGACGGGGAGAGTCGCAGGGAGAGGCGTATCCGGAGTCCTGGCGGGTAGGCATAACCTTCTCCATGCCAATCTCAGGCTGACGGGAAGCGATCTGGGCGGCCATTGTGAATGTGtggtgtttgtgtgtgtgtgtgtgtataaGAAAATGTGTGTGGTAGATGGAAGGGAGTTGTTGTTGGTTTATTGGGTATCAAGAGTTGAGGTTGTGATTGTTGGTTTGGAAAAGGCCGTTTGAAGTGATTGAAGTGTGAGTGATGCTTCCAAAAAGTGAGAGCAGATGTTGTCGACTTATTCGTTTCCTTTTATCCTTTTCGACGTCTCTCTGTATCTCGCCCTATTGCCTATTTCGGACCGATGGCGTCGActccctctctcactctttctctctcacacacactctctctcaccatCCCTTGTCGCCAGCCGCGGACCCGCCGTGATGAATTTCCCGTATGTACTGGGTTGATGCCActccctccacctccaccttCGTCTTGGATGGGGGATCCGTTCTCCAACATGCTGTTGCCCCATAACGATTTTTTAGAGGGTCGGTACATCGACGGTGTTGAGTCGGTCCCTCTCGACGTAGTGTACTGTGTAAAGGCGAAGTCGTTTTTCGagtcggtgccggcggtTCCCAGTCGGTGTCCGTCCGTTGTCTCAACGGTGCCAGGTTGATGCCCCGTTATCTCTGGGCCTTTGACCCGCTGATTCTGGATACAATGACGTAGAAGTTCTCCGCCGGTGCTGGGCCGTTGCTCCGCCGGGAGATGGGTCCGATGACGTGCCGGGTCTCCGCCGACGCTGGGCCGATGGGCGACGTCCGAGTCAGGGTTTCTGTATCTGTACGGGAATGCAGTGGCTGCTGGCTTGTTACAGTACACTCGCCTATCAGGTTTGCCTGGGGGGCAGGCCTCAGTCCCCACCGCCGAATACCGACCTTGGCTGCTAAACTCGACTCATGTAGCAAGTACACGGGCGGCATAAGCGACGTATCAGACGGATTGTCCGGTCTTGGACCTCGTTGTGGTCCTTGTATGAGGCTGAATTTCAGGGACCCGGGTTTTGGCGTGTTGGGAACACACTTGAGCCTCACTGGAAAACAGAAATTTCACACGGGTGTGGCAAATACCGATCTCACGTTAGCGCAAATCTTACAATCTACATGAGAAAAATTACAAGCAAGACCACCAATAAGAGGACTGAAAAATGGACAATGAAAAGgcaaaaaaagagaaaagaaaatgaACAAGggaccaaaaaaaaaaaaaaaaagctgGATACTGGTGCAAAGCCAAGCCTCAAGGGACTTGGACTTCGGTCAATTATTCCCGAAGGATACGGATGGATGCATTAGGCGCCCGTTTTTTCAGCCGCGGTGGAAAAGACGCGAGGCGTACGAGAGATgcagcatcggcatcggcatcgaaTACggctgagggaggggggagaggggatttgggggggggggggggggggggggagggatgaaAGAAACCCATTTTTCCACGGAGACGTCGAAATAATCGGGCACATCCCACTACAACTCACGTCTAGCACGGTTGCCTGGGTAAGGTAATTGTGAAAATGAAAAGCCGCACTAAGCGACAGACGCAATGTGCCCCAAAGTGACGTCAAGGAACCCGACAGCAtcacggccgaggtgggCCAGGTCCAAAACGTGGATGCTGCTCGAGGCCCCATCAGAGTATGGATATGAAGCCCGAGAAGTTCCCGCAATTGTACCCGTTTGCgtgtgttggtggtgttgagtGCGCAGTTTTACCTGGTGAAGGTGGTACGTACGACGTACGTGCGAATGTAAcgaacagacagacagacagacagacagacagatagaCAGACAAACCTGGCATGTGGATACAAAGAGCTGCGGAATGCGAGTCGCGAATTCGCCATTCCTcgtgtacatcgtacatacATGGGCAAGGaaggtatccgtacaccTATCTCGCATTGCTCGAGATCCCCAATGTCTTCGAAAAGTTGTTCTAGCGCAACCCGCTGCTTGGGCCTTTTGGGAAAGGGCTTCATCCCTGCAACACATCTATGATTGGCCCAGTTCCTTGCGAAACTCAGGAACGTGGTTTCAGACTCTCCCCTGATGTCATTGGAGGGTCCGCCGTGTACGTCGTAGGGCGGAATGGGAGGctgacgggggggggggggaaggggggggggcgcaCAGGTTGGGACTCTTGGGAGGCAGATGGAGACATGCTGGCTGGCATACAGCCTGCAGGACCCCTATCGGGAGGGTTCGGAAGGGCCCGCTCTTCCTTCAGCCTGGGCAGACATTGCTGAGACTGATAATGTCAatggggatggatggatggatggatgggttgCCTCCGACTGCTACAAAAGTTGCGGGCTCCTTGTCCTGGTCGGCGGAAGTCCGTGTGCGTGCCCAGTCTTGACATGACGGTATCAGATCAGATTGTCTCCTTCGGCGGAGCTGCCCATGCCAACTCATCTCGGGCGAAGGATGAACAGTGAGGATAGACAGATAGCGTTGCAGGTGCAACTCTGCgaaacagagagagagagagacagagagagagaccctGAGACCCTGGGATAAGACGGCAAGACCCAACGATCAACGGTACAATCAAACTCTGAGAAAGATTTTCACATGTGCGCCAAGCGGACAGACAGGCCCCTGGCTGCCCAGCAAGTTGGAAGCGCCTACGACACTACAGGCAGTAGATCGGCAAGGAAATATCCGGATTGCTCTCTGCTCCAAGTATGTACATACAAGCAGTAGAGGCACCGAGGAGAGGCAAGGCAAAAGACAGGTCGCCGCGCCCCAAAAagcccttccacaatccCTGCCCGGGAAGATCGAGAAATGTCGATGAACGTCGATGCCGACCAAcctcccatcccatcccccccccccccctatcTAACCTGCACGCACACCCACCCCTGAGACAAGGCCCTATCAGCGACCCACGTGAGGCTCCAGTTTATCTTTTATCTCAACCAAGGTAACGACCACTTTTCCTTCCCAGCCTGGCGTGATTGTGGACTATATACGCCCTTTCTCACTGGACCAAACAACTCGTAATGTGGACTGCGCTAGGAGACGAGACGTAGGGTCCCCCGTCTCACGGACGGTGAGagtcgagagagagacaaacGGTCGATAGGgatacagagagagaagagagagacagaggtGATCATTGGGTGGAGACATCAATCTGCAGGGTGAAAAATGTCGCTCGTCTCTCTTcgccagctcggcggcggcggcgcgcggcGCATGAAGCAGGCAGGACGGGAAAACCCCAATAAGCACTCGCTATCATTGGCGGTGAGCTGACCTCCCTCACCGGTGAATGGGGTCGTGCTCCACCGCGTCGGCATAGCATTGATAATGGATTTCGTTCGTCTTGGAGGCCTTCTTGGTTTGCTATGACGGGCCGCCTTTCATTGGACGGTGATCCTGAATTTCAAAACCTTTTTGTTGGATGCCGAACCCTGGCtgtctggctggctggctggcgtgAGGCTGCCGTGCGCTATCAAACCTGGTTTCATGAGGGATTTGACGTCCATATCCCTCCGTACTATGCATCTAGCCCAGAGAGCTACGGTAAGATTACGTCTTAATGCAGCGAAATCAAGCAATGACCGCCGGTTTCTCGGATCCTTTTGCTCGTGTCTGGATGGGAATGTCGAGAGAGATGGAAAACAGAGAGATACCCGCGAGAGGCGGCCGAGAATAACAGCGAGAGGCAAGGCCAGGGAAGAACCTGAACACCCTCGGGCAGGGCAAATCTGTATCTCATGCATACTGCACaatgcacacacacacacagacacacacacacagacacatGCGGATTGATTGATACAGACTGCGCGCGCCAGTGACGGCGCTGATAACAATGCACCTCACACACACTTGGTGCATCCACAACAGAGATGTcgcccgtcaccgtcgtATTGTGGCACGCATATAGGCAGATTATCCAAAGATAACAAAGAGAACTGCATTCAATCAATGCTCGACGTGGCACGAGTCAGCAATGGCGTCAGAATGTAAGATTCAGGCCGAACACCGCAGGGAAAGAGACGCCAATCAACCCCGAGTGATGTTACAGCACAGAGTCCATCTCCATGTTGATCTACATCATCTGTCGGTCGTTCTCGGGAGAGAGTCGAAGACGCGACTGGCGAAAGGAACCCGAAAATGCCGCAGGGTCCTGGCAAATCTCCTCATCAACTTGAGTCGGAAAATGCCTTGGAAAAAATGCCCAAATTTGAAAAATTCTGAAGCGCTGATCGAGGCGCAATGCCGTGTCGCACCCGAGTCACGTAAATACATCGAGATGGCGTCAACTCCCCGAGAAGCACGACCGACGTCCCTAGGGAACCCAAACCCAAACCCCACATCAATGCAGAATGTCACGATAGCCTCAAACCCCAGACCAGAACCACCATAATTATTCGCCGTCCCCGCCAACCCCGCGAACCCGCCGATCTGAACTCGAAGAACACATGCGTGACGCGACTCAGGTCAAGCTGATGGCTTGGATGCCAACTTCCAACACCAGCTCGCAAACGGCATCGCTCTCAACTGTGTCAGCAAACCAGCCAGCATGGCTCAGCATGCCGAGTGTAGACTTTCATCTTTGAGTCCTGTGCAAAATTCTCATCGAAAATCTTGCTTTGGGGGAAATGCAAAGATTAAGAAGAGTTGCTTGGTATGCTTTGGTCGGTCGTAGGCTTCTCTACGATTTCAAGAAGCCTACCTGCATCAATAGTCTCGAGAACGTTCTAACCCTCCTGATTCTATCCCTCCTCACCTTGGCTAGACCCCTAGATGTCGCGGTCCTGGGGTTCTCGATCTTTTTCTTCCAGCTCAAACGTGCAAACTCGCAACCGTGTCAACAAGAGACGTTGAAGTAAAATCTTTCAGTCCCAATTTTGAACCCACCAAAATTGTCAGCGACGGACGGTCCATACTTTACTCCACGATGTTCAGATGGCGGGTTTTATGGAGAATTACCGATCGTCTCTGTGCGGCTCAACGCCAAACGTCTTGTCTCCATGTTCAGCACGAATTGCAGCTCGTGCTGCAACACCAGTCAGTGATACGCCTCCCGAAAAATATTCAAATCTTTCAACGTGGTGACTTTCGTAAAATGCCAATCTATCGCCTTACAGCTGCAGTTTGAGAGGCTTTCAACGGCCTCGATTTGGTATGCGAGCCGCGAGCATTATCCGGTCTGGATACCGTCACGATTGCCTCGTATTGGATGAGTTCAGCCATTTCACCCCATATCAGTCGAAAAGACCTAACATTTCCTCTGAAACTGTTGGTATAAAAGAAGATTGCTTCGATATCTCCAAGCTGCTCAGGCAGCACCGAAGTCGGTCATGTTGTGGACCTGGAAAGAAATGATCGTCTGCAGTGAGGCCGAGTTCGGCGAGAGTGGAGGCCGGTCTCCGTCTCCGAATGCGGCTTGGTTGGAGGCGGCTGAGACCGGTGCGGGGTCGaatgccggcgccgtgagGCCGGGATCGGGAACCGTCGGGACGAGGAATCGATTTCGATCGTGTGAGCTCTTCAAAGTTGATTATAAGTTTGTTGTCCAGGTATGCTGTTCTTTGCGAATTATAGCCTGTGATGTCTATGCATTGCTTATGACTGAGACCGCGTGGCTATGTTCTCTCGCAACTTGAACCTCCTTCTGAAGCGAAAACACAGCTCGAGAGTGCTGCAATAGTGGCCCACCTGTATTACGCATGAGAACTTGGCTGTAGTGGCTGTTACTTGGCAGCACATATGTTATGGCTTAAAGGCTGTATTTGTTCATTTGAGAGGAATGACTGACGTCCAAGGTTCGCGTTGCCAACAAGATTCTAGACGAGGTCAAGCAGCTTGCAGTCAGAGCAATGCCTTGATGCGAAAACGGTCATCGCGGGATATTACCACTACAAGAATGGGTTTCCAAGGAGCCAGGACGGCTTCGTTGAGACATCAACAAGTTATTGTATCAGACTATCAATCAAGATTTTGAAATGTTTAGATACAACGTCAATAGCCCAGGACCAGTGGAAATGGTCCGGTCATAAGGTTTCCGTTTCCACTGGCTTTGCTGCTGATGACCATACTCACTGATATTATATAGAACCAAGGGTTAGATGTTTTCAGTCTTCGTTCACTTCACTTCACTTTACGAGACCCATCAGTGTTTATTCGTTAAGATGGCACCCAACAACTTCAAGGGCTCTTCGAAGATGAAGGAATTAAGCATTGTCATCAATGTGAAGATATTAATAAACTTAATTCAAACAAAGTCTTGTTTTGATCAAATAAGCCACATGGTATCTCGATGCATAATCACAAGCAGAATCAAACGGAATTTTCGTTTTGACATGGTACAACTGGAGTCATGAAAGGCTCATGGAAGAGTGGGGATGGCGTTCTTGGTTTGCTTGTCTTCGACAGCCTCGATCCCGCCTTTCTCCCCATCTGCGTCGGTCGGGCGAATGCCAACCTCGGTAGCGCTGAAAGCGTCGGCGATGTTGCGGTATCTGGGAACAAAGTTGACGGCAAAGGCGTACGACCACGCCAGCACAAAGAAGACGAGAGGAATGACCATGGCGGTACCCATGCCCTTGGCATCAGCGACAACACCGAGAAGAGGGGGTACGACGGCGCCACCGGAGACACCTGGAGAGAGGTAAGTAGTCGTTCGGACGATCTCGGTAGCGTTACGTGACTTACCAGCAACGATGAAACCACTCCCCCGCTTCGAATGTCTGCCAAGACCTCTCATACCAAGCGCCACGATGGTCGGGAAGCAGATGGACTCGAAAAAGAAGACCATGTAGAGCAGCGCCATGCCAGTGTTGCCCACCTGGGTGATGACGGGtgcgatgaagatgatgcaGCTGGAGAtgaaggcgaggaagaccCAGCGGGGTTTGATGTAGTGCATGATACCGACACCAACAAAACGACCAACCGCAAAGGCCGCCTgagcgccggcgaggaactTGGAGCCGAGAGCACTGTCGGTGTTGGGACGGAGTTCGGTCACGTAGTTGATGAAGAAGCTGGACAGCGACGTCAGTCAGCATAACGATCTCTGTGGGAATGCTGCGGAACGAACTAACCCGGCGATGGCTACCTGGGCGCCAGTGTAGCAAAACTGCGCAAAAGAAGCATGGAAGAGACGGTACTGCTTCCTGAAGGGCTTGTCATCAACGGTGGCGTGAGTCTCGGAAGCCTGGAAGGCCATGTCGGCATCCGTGATCTCGGGGATCTTGGCAAGCCAGAACACGATGGCAAGAGAccagacgaagacggcgatggcgaggtaGACCCATTGGACGTTCTCGAGGGCGCGCTTGTCgtcgaaggcgaagaagacgtaGGAGCCCATGAcgggggcgacgacggtgccgatgccGTTGAAGGCCTGGGAGATGTTGATTCGGATCTCGCTGTACTTGGGAGGGCCGCAGACGGTGATGTACGGGTTCGCGGCCGTCTCGAGGGAACCGAGGCCGTTTCCGATaatgaagatggcggcgcagaAGCCGCCGAAGCTCTTGGCAATGATGCACGGAATCGCAatgagggcgccgaggccatAGAGGAACAGCCCGAAGACGAATGTGGCCTTGTAGCCCCAATGTCTCAGGATCCACGCGGCATGGCCGAGACTAGCGATTAGGTAGGCTCTGCGATCCGAGGGTCAGCAAGTCAGTGTGTTGTCAGGCGGATGTGCAAAGCTGAACACAAAACCCTGGAGGGACGTTACCCGAAATATGCAGCCTGCAAGCCGGAAGACCTCGCTCGGTTGATGCCTAGCGTCTCTTGGAAGTGTTTGTTGAGAGTGTCGAGAAGACCTGGCAGGGCAGCAGAGTAAGCAATCCTGCAACGTGACGTGGGAGCTGGGTTGGATAGACGGGGGAAGCAAGCGCACCGTAGGAGAAGCCCCAGAGGAAGAACAAGATGGTGACGAGAAAGATGGGAAAGATGGACTCTTTCAGCGTCAACTCGGCGGCGTTTGTGCGCACGTCGTCCTTTTGGCGCAACGACCGCTTGTGGAAGAACTCCTTGACACCCATTTTGCGAAGCGTGATCGAGGCAGCTAGTCGTACTTTGTCGTATCTGTGGGGAAGACGAAAGAGGCTGGCTGGCGAAATTCACAGGCCGGGGGACTTCAAGGAGTGAGAAGGTCAAAGCCCTCACGAGGAGTAGGCAGTGGCAGGGGCGTACAAGACTACTTGTTTTCCGTTGGACCGCAGCGTTGGCACACCAGAGAACGGGTTAGTTAGTCAAATGGTGAGACGCGTCCAGGAGCGAGCAGGACTCTTCCGGAAGACTGGAACGAGGGGAAGCCGGGTCGGACGAAAGCTTGTACTTAAGTTACTCGAGCCGGCCTCACTCTCGGTCGTTTCGAGCCTGAAGTTGCCATGCAGCGAAAGCAAGACCGGCACGGCCACCCTTGGCAGCATGGCAAGCGACCCTCGCGAAGAAAGTCAAGTACTGTAAGACGGATGGCTCCCGGCTTGAGCACCACACAATTGAACCAGATACATGATGGGGGGATGGTTTAGGCTCGTCTGGGGTATTGGAGAGAGTGCGGGGGCCGAACCGTCGTGGTCTAAGTCGCAGGGGGGGAAGCTCATGTGTCCCCATCCAGCTTCGTCTCAAGTGCGGGGTGAAAGTTGGGGGGAGccagtcgacgaggacgaggtggaTCACTGGAGAGCTTGGAGAGTTCGCAATGCGTCCTTGGCATGTACTTGTAGATATCTGGGTTGTTTCTACCCGAATCGACGACTCGGAGACCGGGCATCATGTGAGTGCGAGTGGGAACAAGCATGAGTGGGTTGAGATGGCGATTGGACGTCTGTCACGTCAAGGGGTCGGCAGTTAATAGGCCTGAGGCAAAGCCATCCGTGGGTCTCGATGTAAAGATGACCCGAAGGATGGCATTCGATGGGCGGAGTGAAGACGCCGCTATTGGTGTGAAGGGGGAAGTTGGAGGCAGGAAAAGAGACCCCCCATTCGTCCTAGGTAGCAGTCTGACCTCACCTCTGCAGCTGATGTTTCACCAGACGCGTGTGGGCTTTGCTGGACGGCCCCGAGAGACCGGTTTGATTCGTCCGTGTGATGGTGATCATCGACCGAGTCTCTAAGGAGGCCTGCATTTACTTGGCCGAGTTGGCAGGCAATCTCACCCCCAAAGTCCAACACGGCCACAGCTTCGAGAAGCCGATTCCGAACCCGGTGCTGCAGCCTGCCTATTGCATCGTTGCATTGTTGCACTTCTCCGCGCACAGGTTGGggtccctttttctttcctttaTGAAACCTTTTGGAGATTCTGGTCCCGAGCATCTGGTATGCCATTGACATCTTTCATGTCCTTGCAGTGGAAGCTCCAATTGCAAGTAGTTGAGGTCGGAGGCCGGGACGGCAAAGGCAGCTAGCTAGTGCCGTGGCGCCGGTCCGAGTTCGATCCATACACCCATGTCATGTCCAGCGGGATGTCGTTTCTTAGTATTAC
It includes:
- a CDS encoding uncharacterized protein (Putative zn(2)Cys(6) fungal-type DNA-binding domain, transcription factor domain, fungi) translates to MNGPRNPSGAHSGQVCDRCRRRKIRCYGDGEKCTPCATGGAACIVSTKLKRNRKRKSYYQNEGVDDSGNGSAPSKTPEPAISAVTQASKPHDQGLLQQQHVVTGQSPLNLFPVNSTDRPATTTWLRQTDVSSASRARQGPEPVVGHMGRLVSNDDQVAMFAGSSTGVHFISQAEQQLQMLRIHTDTFPSSVYNLYLHNIWGVPPKDSESQVVAAMISQLPLNAAGILEATIDRWTPLYPVVHKHSTLEAFRRLSEDPEHGDPSTLHQVLGLLALGTLGLPGSCVESHQHFLCLSETYYAMASALTNILHERPSLPTLQGLEISQIYLQLSSRYSVASQLGGMATRMAQNLGLHRHSQRFKFDPLETELRRRVWWCQYSLDTFSSAYHGMPRLIRDQDVDTDLPSRVDHDQVSRESVAFPLPGERSQVDTALCLFKLAVIVGEALEKLYSTTRRRGGVTKVNQLQAELTMWERMLPMHKAADPEDDGADLAPVAAIDTFEVTFLRAAFYNATVHVHRPALAFTTADPQFNVSLLACGRASAELIRLSATSVSDSKNDDGPNRGIDAVIIAHLYPNGLHMLWQAGLTLLFARWKGQPIAGDEEDEDLVRSCAETLRHLRAGDASGYVAQCADVLDMLREKTFSAREAQQPPALDQLQWNVWDWPMASALELANTLDAMPMDLQFDTGLGLYDPGVAAQQKTTTVNDERRA
- a CDS encoding Putative aldo/keto reductase, aldo-keto reductase, NADP-dependent oxidoreductase; the protein is MAAQIASRQPEIGMEKVMPTRQDSGYASPCDSPRLTVRLNDGNEIPQIALGVYKAPNGQETEDAVMAALDAGYRHIDSAARYANEEACGRALKQWFQKTGTPRSEVFVTTKLWDADHGYEATFKALCDSLEKFQLDYFDLYLIHSPSDDKEKRIASWRALETAQRLGKVRSIGVSNFSSQHLEELMQETSVVPAVNQIEVHPFCQRQDLVDTCRKHGIAIEAYSPLARGNKLEDATVGKIAAKYGKTPAQILLNWNAARGNIVLPKSLTAHRIKSNFESFDFELSPEDIATIDGLDENYVTGSLHKE
- a CDS encoding Putative major facilitator superfamily, MFS transporter superfamily, with the translated sequence MGVKEFFHKRSLRQKDDVRTNAAELTLKESIFPIFLVTILFFLWGFSYGLLDTLNKHFQETLGINRARSSGLQAAYFGAYLIASLGHAAWILRHWGYKATFVFGLFLYGLGALIAIPCIIAKSFGGFCAAIFIIGNGLGSLETAANPYITVCGPPKYSEIRINISQAFNGIGTVVAPVMGSYVFFAFDDKRALENVQWVYLAIAVFVWSLAIVFWLAKIPEITDADMAFQASETHATVDDKPFRKQYRLFHASFAQFCYTGAQVAIAGFFINYVTELRPNTDSALGSKFLAGAQAAFAVGRFVGVGIMHYIKPRWVFLAFISSCIIFIAPVITQVGNTGMALLYMVFFFESICFPTIVALGMRGLGRHSKRGSGFIVAGVSGGAVVPPLLGVVADAKGMGTAMVIPLVFFVLAWSYAFAVNFVPRYRNIADAFSATEVGIRPTDADGEKGGIEAVEDKQTKNAIPTLP